From the Solanum stenotomum isolate F172 chromosome 4, ASM1918654v1, whole genome shotgun sequence genome, one window contains:
- the LOC125861781 gene encoding polygalacturonase-like, with translation MRFLVKNLPLFFTIFFLLFNSSIAIYNIKNYGAKSNGKIDSSKAFMSAWDAACASTSPSTIYVPQGSYLLKNAYFQGQKCKSKSITLRIDGTILAPSDYNINRNEENWIKFEQVNGVSIYGGTLDGQATSLWACKTSSNNCPQGTMGLTFSNSSNINIIGLTSQNSQMFHILVDNCDNVKLQRVKVSAPGNSPNTDGIHVQYSSRVTIMNSRIGTGDDCISIGPGTSNLWIENIACGPGHGISIGSLGWAVQEPGVQNVTVKTVTFTGTQNGLRVKTWARTSNGFVKDILFQHIVMTNVQNPIIIDQNYCPNNENCPHQGSGVKISDIKYRDIRGTSATEVAVKFDCSKKYPCSGISLEDVNLSYKNQPAEASCANAGGRASGFEKPNSCL, from the exons ATGAGGTTCTTAGTAAAAAATCTCCCActttttttcacaatcttcTTCTTGCTCTTCAACTCTTCCATTGCTATATATAACATCAAAAACTATGGAGCAAAATCGAATGGCAAAATCGACTCATCGAAAGCCTTTATGAGTGCATGGGATGCAGCATGTGCATCTACTAGCCCATCCACCATTTACGTACCACAAGGAAGTTACTTGCTTAAAAATGCATATTTCCAAGGCCAAAAATGCAAGAgtaagtctattaccttacgtATCGATGGCACTATACTAGCTCCATCGGATTATAATATCAATAGGAACGAAGAAAATTGGATCAAATTTGAACAAGTTAACGGAGTTTCCATCTATGGAGGAACCTTAGATGGACAAGCTACTAGTCTTTGGGCTTGCAAAACGTCTAGCAACAATTGTCCTCAAGGAACAATG GGACTTACATTTTCCAACTCAAGCAACATAAATATCATTGGATTAACATCACAAAACAGCCAAATGTTCCACATTTTGGTAGATAATTGTGATAATGTGAAGCTACAAAGAGTAAAGGTATCCGCTCCAGGAAACAGTCCAAACACTGATGGTATTCACGTCCAATATTCATCTAGAGTTACGATAATGAACTCACGTATTGGTACTGGAGATGATTGTATCTCAATTGGCCCTGGCACCTCTAACTTATGGATCGAAAACATAGCATGTGGACCCGGTCATGGAATAAG CATTGGGAGTTTAGGCTGGGCAGTACAAGAACCTGGAGTACAAAACGTTACGGTTAAAACCGTAACGTTCACAGGAACACAAAATGGATTGAGAGTAAAAACATGGGCAAGAACAAGCAATGGATTCGTCAAAGATATTCTTTTCCAACATATTGTTATGACGAACGTTCAAAACCCTATCATTATTGATCAAAATTACTGTCCTAACAATGAAAATTGTCCTCATCAA GGCTCGGGTGTAAAAATCAGTGACATAAAGTATCGAGACATACGTGGAACATCAGCGACGGAAGTTGcagtgaaatttgattgtagcaaGAAATATCCATGCAGTGGGATATCACTAGAAGATGTAAATCTTAGCTATAAAAATCAACCAGCTGAAGCTTCTTGTGCTAATGCTGGAGGAAGAGCTTCTGGTTTTGAAAAACCAAATAGTTGCTTGTag
- the LOC125861573 gene encoding uncharacterized protein LOC125861573, with amino-acid sequence MKEEIMSVQENSFKFTELSRDASEMVADMGSRMSLFVFGRSRLSNKKVSGHAPNNNIDHRNQNFRAQATQSRGSVVQGATWTATYAKYGRNHLGFCCDGSNGCFKCGQTGYFMRYSPKNMQGNGENIVQSSSVTPTDRADPRG; translated from the exons ATGAAAGAAGAAATTATGAGTGTGCAAGAGAACAGCTTCAAGTTCACCGAGTTATCCCGCGATGCTTCGGAGATGGTGGCAGACATGGggagcaggatgagtttgttCGTGTTCGGGAGATCCCGCCTATCTAACAAGAAAG TTAGTGGACATGCACCAAATAACAATATTGACCACCGGAATCAGAATTTCAGAGCTCAAGCTACTCAATCTCGTGGTAGTGTTGTACAAGGGGCTACTTGGACCGCCACCTATGCTAAGTATGGTAGGAACCACCTAGGATTTTGTTGTGATGGCTCCAATGGctgcttcaagtgtggtcagacgGGTTATTTTATGAGATATTCCCCTAAGAATATGCAGGGTAATGGGGAAAACATagtccaatcttcttcagtaaCTCCAACAGACAGAGCTGATCCACGAGGGTGA